Proteins co-encoded in one Pseudorhizobium banfieldiae genomic window:
- a CDS encoding peptidoglycan DD-metalloendopeptidase family protein, which translates to MRIKSSLKSRQSILRIAGAVLLASVATGCSSDATRFSGLFSDTDPLTTASIPQRQGSGAYGQAPVPRGDVASAPAGGYGNRTVAPSQPYPAAGGDYVSIPSAARTASAPATVQRTELAPPGGAVAAGVDATTRQQALAQPFPSTQTTAARPAPQGAASDQLTTGTVKKTSGWSTVNAPRVTLKAGESAATLSRRYGVPEREILRANNGNLVAGQSVIIPTFGPASNSAKVAAGDIDLQNKAPAPVQQQEQKVAVLPAQSRDKATAQPGKLTPPAGAGGTYTVQPGDTLTKIARANGLSVDQLKAANGLTNESIRIGQVLNLSPSSAPVATDPVQTASVPSKPAVQAEAPAAQKPVAQTPPAEAQKPVETASVSEAAVKSDVTTAAPQSTGIGKYRWPVNGAVIAGFGQNVEGSRNDGINISVPEGTPIKAAENGVVIYAGNGLKQLGNTVLVRHDDGKVTVYGHAGSLSVSRGQKVTRGQTIASSGMSGDAKRPQVHFEVRKDATPVNPITFLE; encoded by the coding sequence ATGCGTATCAAGAGTTCGCTCAAGTCCCGTCAATCAATTCTCCGGATTGCAGGTGCCGTATTGCTCGCCAGCGTTGCCACTGGCTGCAGTTCTGATGCCACCCGCTTCTCCGGCCTGTTCTCCGACACGGATCCCCTCACTACCGCTTCCATTCCGCAGCGGCAGGGCAGCGGTGCCTATGGTCAGGCGCCTGTGCCTCGTGGCGATGTCGCTTCGGCGCCTGCCGGAGGATACGGCAACCGCACCGTTGCGCCGTCGCAGCCTTATCCGGCGGCCGGCGGTGACTATGTCTCCATCCCTTCGGCGGCACGTACGGCCTCGGCTCCGGCGACGGTACAGCGCACGGAACTGGCCCCTCCCGGAGGAGCGGTTGCTGCAGGCGTCGATGCGACGACGCGCCAGCAGGCTCTCGCGCAGCCTTTCCCGTCGACCCAGACAACTGCCGCGCGCCCGGCACCGCAGGGCGCTGCATCGGATCAACTGACCACCGGTACCGTCAAGAAAACATCGGGCTGGTCGACGGTCAATGCACCACGTGTAACCCTGAAGGCCGGTGAATCGGCAGCGACGCTGTCGCGGCGCTATGGTGTCCCGGAGCGGGAGATCCTGCGCGCCAACAATGGCAACCTGGTCGCCGGGCAGTCGGTCATCATTCCGACGTTTGGCCCGGCCAGCAACTCCGCCAAGGTCGCCGCCGGCGATATCGACCTCCAGAACAAGGCTCCGGCCCCTGTCCAGCAGCAGGAGCAGAAGGTTGCTGTCTTGCCGGCGCAGTCCCGCGACAAGGCCACCGCCCAGCCGGGCAAGCTGACTCCGCCCGCCGGCGCTGGCGGTACATACACCGTCCAGCCCGGCGACACGCTGACGAAGATTGCCCGCGCCAATGGTCTCTCCGTCGATCAGCTGAAGGCGGCCAACGGGCTGACGAACGAAAGCATCCGGATCGGTCAGGTCCTGAACCTTTCGCCTTCGTCGGCGCCCGTCGCAACCGATCCTGTCCAGACGGCATCGGTGCCTTCGAAGCCAGCCGTCCAGGCCGAGGCGCCTGCTGCCCAGAAACCGGTTGCGCAGACGCCGCCCGCAGAGGCACAGAAGCCAGTCGAGACAGCGTCTGTCTCCGAAGCGGCCGTCAAGTCGGACGTCACGACCGCCGCGCCGCAGTCGACGGGCATCGGCAAATACCGCTGGCCGGTCAACGGCGCGGTCATCGCCGGCTTCGGCCAGAACGTCGAAGGCAGCCGCAACGACGGCATCAACATCTCGGTTCCGGAAGGCACGCCGATCAAGGCCGCTGAGAACGGCGTGGTCATCTATGCCGGCAACGGACTGAAGCAGCTCGGCAATACGGTCCTGGTGCGCCACGACGACGGCAAGGTCACCGTCTACGGCCATGCCGGCAGCCTCAGCGTATCCCGCGGGCAGAAGGTCACGCGCGGCCAGACGATCGCCAGCTCCGGCATGAGCGGCGACGCAAAGCGTCCGCAGGTCCACTTCGAGGTGCGCAAGGACGCGACCCCGGTCAACCCGATCACTTTCCTTGAATAG
- a CDS encoding ATP-binding protein, producing the protein MTEELNQRLLAEVSRLADALERLAGPPPAAKDWSSADCFVWVPANQRLQPVPRPNRVALSLIRGVDHVRDILHENTLRFAEGYPANNVLLWGARGMGKSSLVKAVHEDVRATTDTALKLVEVHREDIASLPLLLDILKASDQRAIVFCDDLSFDHDDTAYKSLKAALDGGIEGRPDNVLFYATSNRRHLLPRHMMENEQSTAINPSEAVEEKVSLSDRFGLWLGFHKCSQDDYLTMIDGYADYFRLPLKREALHHEALEWATTRGGRSGRVAWQYIQDLAGRLRLPLERR; encoded by the coding sequence GTGACCGAGGAACTCAATCAGCGCCTGCTTGCGGAGGTATCGCGCCTCGCCGACGCGCTGGAGCGGCTTGCCGGCCCGCCGCCCGCAGCCAAGGACTGGTCCTCGGCCGACTGCTTCGTGTGGGTGCCCGCCAACCAGCGGCTGCAGCCTGTGCCCCGCCCGAACCGTGTGGCACTGTCGCTGATCCGCGGCGTCGACCACGTGCGCGACATCCTGCACGAGAATACGCTCCGCTTCGCTGAAGGCTACCCTGCAAACAACGTACTGCTCTGGGGTGCGCGCGGAATGGGCAAGTCGTCGTTGGTGAAGGCGGTGCATGAGGACGTCCGCGCCACCACTGATACGGCGCTGAAGCTCGTCGAGGTCCACCGCGAGGACATTGCATCCCTGCCCCTCCTCCTCGACATCCTCAAGGCATCGGACCAGCGGGCTATCGTCTTCTGCGACGACCTTTCCTTCGATCATGACGATACCGCCTATAAGTCCCTGAAGGCGGCTCTGGACGGGGGCATCGAAGGCCGCCCGGACAATGTCCTCTTCTACGCGACTTCGAACCGCCGCCATCTGCTGCCGCGCCACATGATGGAAAACGAGCAATCGACGGCAATCAATCCATCAGAGGCCGTCGAGGAAAAGGTTTCGCTGTCGGATCGGTTCGGGCTGTGGCTCGGCTTCCACAAGTGCAGTCAAGACGACTACCTGACGATGATCGACGGCTATGCCGACTATTTCCGTTTACCGCTCAAGCGCGAGGCGCTTCACCACGAGGCCCTTGAATGGGCCACGACCCGCGGCGGACGCTCCGGACGTGTCGCCTGGCAGTATATTCAGGATCTGGCGGGCCGGTTGCGGCTGCCGCTCGAGCGCAGATAA
- a CDS encoding protein-L-isoaspartate(D-aspartate) O-methyltransferase translates to MVEKEGFAALVLRLRAEGISDLDLLTAVEQTPRSLFVPTAAAADAYSARTTPIECGAFMEGADLAVRILHHLQVKPGQRVLEIGTGSGFTGAVLGRLAERVLSVDRYKTLVTGAQRRMDKLSLRNIVIRQADGINGMPGEGTFDRILVTGAFTSMPRFYAEQLVSGGAMIAPLMREDGTCMMMRLTKTGSRFDREDLFPVPYLPLVPHIAAAL, encoded by the coding sequence ATGGTCGAGAAGGAAGGTTTTGCCGCGCTCGTCTTGCGTCTGCGGGCCGAGGGCATTTCCGATCTTGATCTTCTTACCGCCGTCGAGCAGACGCCGCGATCCCTGTTCGTACCGACAGCGGCAGCAGCCGACGCCTATTCGGCACGGACCACCCCCATCGAATGCGGTGCCTTCATGGAGGGCGCCGACCTCGCTGTGCGGATCCTCCACCATCTGCAGGTGAAGCCCGGCCAGCGAGTGCTCGAGATCGGTACCGGCAGCGGGTTTACCGGGGCCGTGCTCGGCCGACTGGCTGAACGGGTCCTTTCGGTCGATCGCTACAAGACGCTGGTCACCGGCGCCCAGCGCCGCATGGATAAGCTTTCCCTGCGCAATATCGTCATCCGGCAGGCGGACGGCATCAACGGCATGCCGGGCGAGGGAACCTTCGACCGCATCCTCGTGACCGGCGCCTTCACCTCGATGCCGCGCTTTTATGCCGAGCAACTCGTCTCCGGCGGCGCGATGATTGCGCCGCTCATGCGGGAAGACGGCACCTGCATGATGATGCGTCTCACGAAGACGGGAAGCCGCTTCGACCGCGAGGATCTGTTCCCCGTGCCCTACCTGCCGCTCGTGCCTCATATTGCGGCAGCACTTTGA
- the trmFO gene encoding methylenetetrahydrofolate--tRNA-(uracil(54)-C(5))-methyltransferase (FADH(2)-oxidizing) TrmFO, with the protein MTDKTVSPIHVIGGGLAGSEAAWQIAQSGIPVTLHEMRGVRGTDAHKTDGLAELVCSNSFRSDDATSNAVGVIHAEMRLAGSLIMACADRNQVPAGGALAVDRDGFSDAVTKAISEHPLITIVREEVQGLPPAEWDLAILATGPLTSPALAAAIQAETGEDSLAFFDAIAPIVYRESINMDICWYQSRYDKMGPGGTGKDYINCPMDEAQYNAFIDALVAGDTTGFKEWEGTPYFDGCLPIEVMAERGRETLRHGPMKPMGLTNAHNPTVKPYAVVQLRQDNALGTLYNMVGFQTKLKYGAQAEIFRMIPGLENAEFARLGGLHRNTYINSPMFLDGTLSLKSRPGLRFAGQVTGCEGYVESAAIGLLAGRFAAAERKGVALAPPPATTAFGALLGHITGGHLVSHDEPGKRSFQPMNINFGLFPELEPGSIAKPEGVKRFRGKDKAIMKKQLMAARALRDCAAWLGLDTEENQAPSSATSLSAELT; encoded by the coding sequence ATGACCGATAAGACCGTTTCACCCATCCACGTCATCGGCGGCGGGCTCGCAGGCTCGGAAGCCGCGTGGCAGATCGCCCAGTCCGGAATCCCCGTCACTCTGCACGAAATGCGCGGCGTGCGCGGCACCGACGCCCACAAGACCGATGGCCTTGCCGAACTGGTCTGCTCCAATTCCTTCCGCTCCGACGACGCGACATCCAATGCGGTCGGCGTCATTCACGCGGAGATGCGCCTTGCCGGCTCGCTGATCATGGCCTGTGCCGATCGCAACCAGGTGCCGGCGGGCGGCGCGCTGGCGGTGGATCGTGACGGTTTCTCCGACGCCGTCACCAAGGCAATCTCCGAACACCCGCTGATCACGATCGTTCGTGAGGAAGTCCAGGGACTTCCGCCGGCGGAATGGGATCTTGCCATCCTCGCGACCGGCCCCCTCACCTCGCCCGCGCTCGCGGCTGCGATCCAGGCGGAGACGGGCGAGGATTCGCTTGCCTTCTTCGATGCCATCGCGCCGATCGTCTACCGCGAATCCATCAACATGGACATCTGCTGGTACCAGTCCCGTTACGACAAGATGGGGCCCGGCGGGACCGGCAAGGACTACATCAACTGCCCGATGGACGAAGCGCAGTACAATGCCTTCATCGATGCGCTTGTCGCTGGCGACACCACGGGTTTCAAGGAATGGGAAGGCACACCCTATTTCGACGGCTGCCTGCCGATCGAGGTCATGGCCGAGCGGGGACGCGAGACGCTACGGCACGGGCCGATGAAGCCGATGGGGCTGACGAACGCCCACAATCCGACAGTCAAGCCCTATGCAGTCGTGCAGCTCCGCCAGGACAATGCGCTCGGTACGCTCTACAACATGGTCGGCTTCCAGACCAAGCTCAAGTACGGCGCCCAGGCGGAGATCTTCCGGATGATCCCGGGACTGGAGAACGCCGAGTTCGCCCGGCTTGGAGGTCTCCACCGAAACACCTACATAAACTCACCAATGTTCCTAGACGGAACGCTTTCGCTCAAGAGCCGCCCCGGCCTGCGGTTTGCGGGACAGGTTACCGGCTGCGAAGGCTATGTGGAGAGCGCCGCTATTGGCCTGCTGGCGGGACGCTTCGCTGCGGCCGAGAGGAAGGGAGTTGCCCTGGCACCGCCGCCGGCCACAACAGCTTTCGGAGCCTTGCTTGGCCATATCACCGGCGGGCACCTCGTTTCGCACGACGAGCCCGGCAAGCGCTCCTTCCAGCCGATGAACATCAATTTCGGCCTTTTCCCTGAACTGGAGCCGGGTTCGATCGCCAAGCCGGAAGGCGTCAAACGCTTCCGCGGCAAGGACAAGGCGATCATGAAGAAGCAGTTGATGGCCGCGCGCGCCCTGAGGGACTGTGCCGCCTGGCTCGGTCTCGATACAGAGGAGAATCAGGCCCCGTCTTCGGCTACGTCTTTGTCGGCGGAACTGACATAG
- a CDS encoding Mth938-like domain-containing protein, with product MPKGIEIRAAHFPGRAPIDAYGNGGFRFADMSHRGSLLCLPSGIHGWDFEEGQPLTSEALARVLEEAADIEVLLVGTGRELRPLPQQLKSALKARGIASDPMSTGAAVRTYNVMLSESRAVAAALIAV from the coding sequence GTGCCAAAGGGAATTGAAATCCGGGCTGCCCATTTCCCGGGCCGGGCGCCGATCGATGCCTATGGCAATGGCGGTTTCCGGTTTGCGGACATGTCCCATCGCGGCTCGCTGCTCTGCCTGCCGTCCGGCATTCACGGCTGGGACTTCGAGGAAGGCCAGCCGTTGACGAGCGAGGCGCTTGCGAGGGTCCTGGAGGAAGCGGCGGACATAGAGGTTCTGCTTGTTGGTACCGGCCGCGAGCTGAGACCGCTGCCGCAACAGCTGAAATCTGCGCTGAAGGCGCGTGGTATCGCCTCCGATCCGATGAGTACCGGAGCCGCCGTGCGGACCTACAATGTCATGCTTTCGGAATCGCGGGCTGTCGCAGCCGCCCTGATCGCGGTGTGA
- a CDS encoding ABC-F family ATP-binding cassette domain-containing protein has translation MIRIENISKSNSHRILYIDASAALNRGEKIGLVGPNGAGKTTLFRMITGQESPDEGQVAVEKNVTIGYFNQDVGEMSGVSAVTEVMNGAGPVSTVAAELRELEAAMVDPDRMDEMDAIIERYGEVQARYEELDGYGLESRAREVLAGLSFSQEMMEGDVGKLSGGWKMRVALARILLMRPDVMLLDEPSNHLDLESLIWLEQFLKAYEGALLMTSHDREFMNRIVNKIIEIDAGSLSTYAGDYGFYEQQRAQNEKQQQAQFERQQAMLAKEIKFIERFKARASHAAQVQSRVKKLDKIERVEPPRRRQSVAFEFQPAPRSGEDVASLKGVHKAYGSRTIYEGLDFMIRRKERWCIMGVNGAGKSTLLKLIAGSTEPDQGSVTVGASVKLGYFAQHAMDLLDGEQTVFEWLESEFPRAGQGTLRTLAGCFGFSGDDVEKKCRVLSGGEKARLVMAAMLFDPPNFLVLDEPTNHLDLDTKEMLIRALSEYEGTMLFVSHDRHFLSELSNRVLEISADGVQRYDGGYREYVERTGYEAPGLAA, from the coding sequence ATGATCCGCATCGAGAACATCAGCAAGTCGAATAGCCACCGCATCCTCTACATTGATGCCTCGGCGGCCCTTAACCGTGGCGAGAAGATCGGCCTGGTCGGCCCGAACGGTGCCGGCAAGACGACGCTGTTTCGCATGATCACCGGCCAGGAGAGCCCGGACGAAGGGCAGGTCGCCGTCGAGAAGAATGTCACGATCGGCTATTTCAACCAGGACGTCGGCGAGATGTCCGGCGTCAGCGCCGTGACCGAGGTGATGAACGGCGCCGGTCCGGTCAGCACCGTTGCCGCGGAACTGCGGGAACTCGAAGCCGCCATGGTCGATCCGGATCGTATGGACGAGATGGACGCCATCATCGAACGCTACGGCGAGGTGCAGGCGCGGTACGAGGAACTCGACGGCTACGGGCTGGAAAGCCGTGCCCGGGAGGTCCTCGCCGGTCTGTCCTTTAGCCAGGAGATGATGGAAGGCGACGTGGGCAAGCTCTCCGGCGGCTGGAAAATGCGTGTCGCGCTCGCCCGCATCCTTCTGATGCGCCCGGACGTCATGCTGCTCGACGAGCCCTCCAACCACCTCGATCTGGAAAGCCTGATCTGGCTGGAGCAGTTCCTCAAGGCCTACGAGGGGGCGCTGCTGATGACCTCGCACGACCGCGAGTTCATGAACCGCATCGTCAACAAGATCATCGAGATCGATGCCGGCTCGTTGAGCACCTATGCCGGCGACTATGGCTTCTATGAGCAGCAGCGGGCACAGAACGAGAAGCAGCAGCAGGCGCAGTTCGAGCGCCAGCAGGCCATGCTCGCCAAGGAGATCAAGTTCATCGAGCGCTTCAAGGCGCGCGCCAGCCACGCCGCGCAGGTGCAGAGCCGGGTGAAAAAGCTGGACAAGATCGAGCGGGTTGAGCCGCCGCGCCGGCGTCAGTCGGTCGCGTTCGAGTTTCAGCCGGCGCCACGTTCCGGAGAGGATGTTGCAAGCCTCAAGGGCGTGCACAAGGCCTATGGAAGCCGGACGATCTATGAGGGTCTGGACTTCATGATCCGCCGCAAGGAGCGCTGGTGCATCATGGGCGTCAACGGTGCGGGGAAGTCGACGCTGCTGAAGCTGATCGCCGGCTCGACTGAGCCAGATCAGGGTTCGGTCACGGTCGGCGCCAGCGTGAAGCTGGGCTATTTCGCGCAGCACGCCATGGATCTGCTGGATGGCGAGCAGACGGTCTTCGAATGGCTCGAATCGGAGTTTCCGAGGGCCGGGCAGGGCACGCTGCGCACGCTTGCCGGCTGCTTCGGCTTTTCAGGCGACGATGTGGAGAAGAAATGCCGGGTGCTTTCCGGAGGTGAGAAGGCGCGGCTCGTCATGGCGGCCATGCTGTTCGATCCGCCGAACTTCCTCGTTCTCGACGAACCGACCAACCACCTCGACCTCGACACCAAGGAAATGCTGATCAGGGCCCTCTCCGAGTACGAAGGCACCATGCTCTTCGTCAGCCATGACCGGCACTTCCTGTCCGAGCTCTCCAACCGGGTGCTGGAGATCTCGGCCGATGGCGTTCAACGCTATGACGGCGGCTACCGGGAATATGTCGAGCGGACCGGCTATGAGGCGCCGGGCCTGGCAGCCTGA
- the tig gene encoding trigger factor, which translates to MQVTETLAEGLKREIKVVIPAKDMEAQMNVRLAEAKDKVRINGFRPGKVPVAHLKKMYGKSIMAELVNEIVRERPTKILSERGEKSATQPSVTMTEDEAEAEKILSAQADFEFTLSYEVIPPIELKPTDGIKVVREVVDVSDDEVNEQILKIAESARTYEAKKGKAANGDRVTMNYLGKVDGEAFDGGAAEDAELVLGSGRFIPGFEDQLVGVKAGDEKTITVSFPADYPAANLAGKEATFDVTIKEVAAPADLELNDELASKLGIESLDKLKEIVRGQIEGQYGNVTRQKVKRQILDQLDEMYKFDTPQGLVDAEFENIWRQINTDLAQSGKTFEDEDTTEEEAREEYRKLAERRVRLGLVLSEIGEKGGVEVTEEEMQRALFAQLQQFPGQQKEILEYFRNTPGASASLRAPIFEEKVVDKLLAEVDVTDKKVSKEELLADDEEGSEAAEKPAKKKAAPKKKAAAKDEAAEAASEEAPAPKKKAAPKKKAADDSAE; encoded by the coding sequence ATGCAGGTTACCGAAACGCTCGCTGAAGGGCTGAAGCGCGAAATCAAGGTTGTCATTCCGGCCAAGGACATGGAAGCGCAGATGAACGTGCGCCTCGCCGAAGCCAAGGACAAGGTCCGCATCAACGGCTTCCGTCCGGGCAAGGTGCCGGTCGCCCATCTGAAGAAGATGTATGGCAAGTCGATCATGGCGGAACTCGTCAACGAGATCGTTCGCGAGCGCCCGACCAAGATTCTGTCCGAGCGTGGCGAGAAGTCCGCTACCCAGCCGTCCGTCACCATGACGGAAGACGAGGCCGAAGCCGAGAAGATCCTCAGCGCCCAGGCCGATTTCGAATTCACTCTGTCCTATGAAGTCATCCCGCCGATCGAACTGAAGCCGACGGATGGCATCAAGGTCGTGCGTGAGGTCGTCGATGTGTCCGACGACGAGGTCAACGAGCAGATCCTCAAGATCGCCGAAAGCGCCCGCACCTACGAAGCCAAGAAGGGCAAGGCCGCCAATGGCGACCGCGTCACGATGAACTACCTCGGCAAGGTCGACGGCGAAGCCTTCGATGGCGGCGCTGCAGAGGATGCCGAACTGGTCCTCGGCTCCGGCCGCTTCATTCCGGGCTTCGAAGACCAGCTGGTTGGCGTCAAGGCCGGCGATGAGAAGACCATCACCGTATCGTTCCCGGCTGATTATCCGGCTGCGAATCTGGCTGGCAAGGAAGCCACCTTCGACGTCACCATCAAGGAAGTGGCTGCCCCGGCCGATCTGGAGCTGAACGACGAACTCGCCTCCAAGCTCGGCATTGAGTCGCTCGACAAGCTCAAGGAAATCGTCCGTGGCCAGATCGAGGGTCAGTACGGCAATGTCACCCGTCAGAAGGTGAAGCGCCAGATCCTCGACCAGCTGGACGAGATGTACAAGTTCGACACGCCGCAGGGCCTCGTCGACGCCGAGTTTGAAAACATCTGGCGCCAGATCAACACCGATCTCGCCCAGTCCGGCAAGACCTTCGAAGACGAGGATACCACCGAGGAAGAAGCACGCGAAGAATATCGCAAGCTTGCCGAGCGTCGTGTCCGCCTTGGCCTCGTTCTCTCCGAGATCGGCGAGAAGGGTGGCGTCGAGGTGACGGAGGAAGAAATGCAGCGTGCGCTCTTCGCCCAGCTGCAGCAGTTCCCGGGCCAGCAGAAGGAAATCCTGGAATACTTCCGCAACACGCCGGGTGCCTCTGCCTCGCTGCGCGCACCGATCTTCGAAGAGAAGGTCGTCGACAAGCTGCTGGCGGAAGTCGACGTGACCGACAAGAAGGTTTCCAAGGAAGAGCTGCTGGCGGACGACGAGGAAGGCTCCGAAGCCGCTGAGAAGCCTGCCAAGAAGAAGGCTGCGCCGAAGAAGAAGGCCGCTGCCAAGGATGAGGCTGCTGAGGCCGCTTCCGAAGAAGCTCCGGCTCCGAAGAAGAAGGCCGCTCCGAAGAAGAAGGCGGCTGACGACAGCGCCGAATAA
- a CDS encoding phytoene/squalene synthase family protein has protein sequence MASEPDIVLSTLRDTDRDRYLACLLSPEEKRGALAALYAFNAAIARVRDVVHEALPGEIRLQWWRDLLEGTAHGDPGGNPVATALLAAIEEHRLPRDTFLAMIDARIGDLYNDPFPTRNEMEGYAGETASALIQLASLVLAPADAAQTAHAAGHGGVAQAIAGLLLLMPLHRRRGQLYIPLDILAATGLDRDAFLAGQERDRIAAAIDAFAGLGLEHLTKARAAGRVPRQLFPAYLPVSLAEPVLRDAGRHGAALLEKNEPPAQWRRQLRMVKAQFLQRF, from the coding sequence GTGGCTTCGGAACCCGATATAGTGCTTTCGACGCTACGCGATACGGATCGCGACCGATATCTCGCTTGCCTTCTGTCTCCCGAGGAAAAGCGGGGAGCGCTTGCCGCACTCTATGCCTTCAATGCGGCGATCGCCCGGGTACGGGACGTGGTGCATGAGGCTCTGCCCGGCGAGATTCGACTTCAGTGGTGGCGTGACCTCTTAGAAGGAACCGCGCACGGCGATCCCGGCGGCAATCCGGTTGCTACCGCCCTGCTTGCCGCGATCGAAGAGCATCGGCTGCCGAGGGACACGTTCCTCGCAATGATCGATGCGCGGATCGGCGATCTCTACAATGACCCATTCCCCACCCGTAACGAAATGGAAGGCTATGCCGGCGAAACCGCATCGGCTCTGATCCAGCTGGCGAGCCTCGTGCTGGCGCCTGCGGACGCGGCACAGACAGCGCATGCGGCAGGCCATGGCGGGGTGGCGCAGGCCATCGCCGGGCTTCTTCTTCTCATGCCGCTGCACCGCCGGCGAGGACAGCTCTATATCCCGCTGGACATACTCGCCGCCACCGGTCTCGACCGTGACGCGTTCCTTGCGGGGCAGGAGCGCGATCGGATCGCAGCTGCAATCGATGCCTTTGCCGGTCTTGGCCTGGAGCACCTGACAAAGGCCCGCGCTGCCGGTCGGGTTCCCAGGCAACTGTTTCCCGCCTATCTCCCCGTCTCCCTTGCCGAGCCGGTACTGCGGGATGCGGGCCGACATGGTGCCGCCCTGCTCGAGAAGAATGAGCCGCCGGCACAATGGCGCCGCCAGTTGCGCATGGTCAAGGCGCAGTTCCTGCAGCGTTTCTGA
- the yajC gene encoding preprotein translocase subunit YajC — protein MFITEAFAQAEGAAPSAFGSGLEMLFLFAPLMVVWYFFLIRPQRAQMKKRQEMLSNIRRGDNVVLGGGIAGKVTKVVDDNEVEVEIAEGVKVRALRAYVAEVRVKGEPVKTDAAAS, from the coding sequence ATGTTCATCACTGAAGCATTTGCCCAGGCCGAAGGTGCAGCCCCGTCGGCCTTCGGGTCCGGCCTCGAAATGCTCTTCCTCTTCGCACCGCTGATGGTGGTCTGGTATTTCTTCCTGATCCGTCCGCAGCGCGCGCAGATGAAGAAGCGCCAGGAAATGCTGTCCAACATTCGTCGCGGCGACAACGTCGTGCTCGGCGGCGGCATTGCGGGCAAGGTCACCAAGGTGGTGGATGACAACGAGGTCGAGGTGGAAATCGCCGAGGGCGTCAAGGTTCGCGCACTGCGCGCCTATGTCGCCGAAGTGCGGGTAAAGGGTGAGCCGGTCAAGACCGACGCGGCCGCATCCTGA
- a CDS encoding glutathione S-transferase family protein codes for MSDELILYTNPMSRGRIARWMLEEVGIPYRREVLTFGGTMKAPDYLRLNPMGKVPTLVHGDSIVTECPAICAYLADAFPQAGLAPPQRERADYYRWLFFAAGPLEAAVSNRAVGFQVPEDRRAMIGYGSYAEVIETLENVLTDRSYIAGSSFTAADVYVGSHLMWGMQFGSIDKRPAFEAYVRHLHDRPAHLRATELDDADMKEVQAG; via the coding sequence ATGTCAGATGAACTCATTCTCTATACCAATCCCATGTCACGCGGGCGGATTGCCCGGTGGATGCTGGAAGAGGTCGGCATTCCCTACCGCCGGGAGGTGCTGACCTTCGGCGGCACGATGAAGGCACCGGACTATCTGCGCCTTAATCCGATGGGAAAGGTCCCAACCCTGGTTCATGGTGACAGTATCGTGACGGAATGCCCGGCCATATGCGCATATCTGGCGGATGCCTTCCCGCAAGCAGGGCTAGCGCCGCCGCAAAGGGAGCGGGCCGACTATTATCGCTGGCTCTTCTTCGCGGCCGGCCCGCTGGAGGCGGCTGTCAGCAATCGTGCCGTCGGCTTCCAGGTCCCTGAGGATCGTCGTGCCATGATCGGATACGGGAGTTATGCGGAGGTCATCGAGACGCTCGAAAATGTGCTCACCGACCGCAGCTACATCGCCGGCAGCAGCTTCACGGCGGCCGACGTCTATGTCGGCTCGCACCTGATGTGGGGCATGCAGTTCGGTTCGATCGACAAGAGGCCAGCGTTCGAGGCCTATGTTCGCCACCTTCACGATCGGCCGGCGCATTTGCGGGCGACCGAACTGGACGATGCCGACATGAAGGAAGTGCAGGCGGGCTGA
- a CDS encoding DUF1127 domain-containing protein produces the protein MNIARKLNNWRKYRETVNELDRMSDRELHDLGIGRSDIRRVARSAVGF, from the coding sequence ATGAACATCGCACGCAAACTCAACAACTGGCGCAAGTACCGCGAGACCGTCAACGAACTCGACCGCATGAGCGATCGTGAACTCCACGATCTCGGCATCGGCCGCAGCGACATCCGTCGCGTTGCACGGAGCGCTGTCGGCTTCTAA
- a CDS encoding DUF1127 domain-containing protein: MNPIRLAKNWLSYRRTISELGGLSNQALNDIGLTRYDIRHVAARSFR, translated from the coding sequence ATGAACCCGATCCGCCTTGCCAAGAACTGGCTCAGCTATCGTCGCACGATCAGCGAACTGGGCGGCCTGTCCAATCAGGCGCTCAATGACATCGGCCTGACCCGCTACGACATCCGCCACGTTGCCGCCCGCTCCTTCCGCTAG